In Acaryochloris marina S15, a single genomic region encodes these proteins:
- a CDS encoding aspartyl/asparaginyl beta-hydroxylase domain-containing protein, whose translation MSALSQFYTDFKTKNREVALKAGENLLRQLERIIRSASLVGNSTFFDTAQFEWVKTFEDNWQVIRKELDEILKYRDDLPNFQDISPDQYNITNDQRWKTFFFYAYGVTAEQNCRLCPETAKLLVSIPGVKTAFFSILLPQKQIPPHRGPFNGVLRYHLGLVIPEAASDCGIRVGDDVRHWQEGKSLVFDDSFEHEAWNNTDEVRVVLFVDIVRPLKFPASLLNQFIIQLIAWSPYIKDAETNQKKWDQRLQGLFKSKTNS comes from the coding sequence ATGAGTGCATTGAGCCAGTTTTACACCGATTTCAAAACTAAGAACCGTGAGGTCGCCCTAAAAGCAGGTGAAAATCTGTTGCGTCAATTAGAGCGCATCATTCGGTCTGCTTCCCTGGTGGGAAACTCGACGTTCTTTGATACCGCTCAGTTTGAATGGGTAAAAACTTTTGAGGATAATTGGCAGGTTATCCGTAAGGAATTAGATGAAATTCTTAAATATAGAGATGACCTCCCTAATTTTCAAGACATTTCCCCCGATCAGTACAACATCACGAATGATCAGCGCTGGAAAACCTTTTTCTTTTATGCCTACGGGGTGACGGCAGAGCAAAACTGTCGTCTTTGTCCGGAAACGGCGAAACTATTAGTCAGTATTCCCGGTGTAAAGACTGCTTTTTTCTCTATTTTGCTGCCACAAAAGCAAATACCGCCCCATCGTGGCCCCTTTAATGGCGTTCTGCGCTACCATCTGGGACTGGTCATTCCCGAGGCCGCTTCAGACTGCGGGATTCGAGTGGGAGATGATGTGCGCCATTGGCAAGAAGGCAAAAGCCTAGTGTTCGATGACTCCTTCGAGCATGAGGCCTGGAATAATACCGATGAAGTTCGGGTCGTCCTTTTTGTCGATATTGTCCGTCCTCTAAAATTCCCTGCTTCCCTACTGAATCAGTTCATTATCCAATTGATTGCTTGGTCTCCCTATATCAAAGATGCAGAGACCAATCAGAAGAAATGGGATCAGCGGTTACAAGGGCTATTCAAATCGAAAACGAATTCATAA
- a CDS encoding aspartyl/asparaginyl beta-hydroxylase domain-containing protein, giving the protein MKEFFETLMRKHIGGLVSRSSLVGHNTFFNPNMFSWVSLLEKNWRTIRQELEQVLQYQEALPNFEELVEYDSELTKDTQWKMFAFYAYGIKAEKNCDRCPETTRLIEQIPGLKTAFFSILLPHQRIPPHRGPYNGVLRYHLGLMVPEATDQCGIRVGKDIRHWQEGKSLVFDDSFEHTAWNDADSVRVVLFLDVVRPVKFPISLLNRAVIQLFSWSPYIQGAAANQKKWDQRFDALSAAKGSQ; this is encoded by the coding sequence GTGAAAGAATTTTTCGAAACTTTAATGCGCAAACATATTGGCGGGTTGGTTTCGCGTTCGTCCCTGGTGGGCCACAACACCTTTTTTAACCCCAATATGTTTAGTTGGGTCTCTCTCTTGGAAAAGAATTGGCGAACGATTCGTCAAGAGTTGGAACAGGTCCTCCAATACCAAGAGGCATTGCCCAATTTTGAAGAATTGGTGGAATATGACTCTGAACTCACTAAAGATACCCAGTGGAAAATGTTTGCCTTTTATGCCTATGGCATCAAGGCTGAAAAGAACTGCGATCGCTGCCCAGAAACCACCCGGTTGATTGAACAAATCCCTGGGTTAAAAACAGCCTTTTTCTCGATCTTGCTACCCCACCAACGCATCCCACCCCATCGAGGTCCCTATAACGGTGTCCTGCGCTATCACCTCGGGTTGATGGTGCCAGAGGCCACGGACCAATGTGGCATTCGCGTCGGCAAGGACATTCGTCATTGGCAAGAAGGTAAAAGCCTAGTGTTTGATGACTCTTTTGAACATACGGCTTGGAACGATGCGGATAGTGTACGTGTCGTCCTGTTTTTGGATGTGGTGAGGCCGGTTAAATTCCCGATCTCTCTGTTGAACCGAGCGGTGATTCAGCTCTTTTCCTGGTCCCCTTATATTCAAGGTGCAGCCGCTAATCAAAAGAAATGGGACCAGCGATTTGATGCGTTATCAGCGGCTAAAGGGTCCCAATAG
- a CDS encoding aspartyl/asparaginyl beta-hydroxylase domain-containing protein: MNAFSQHDGNWQTKSRQLFLKGAEQLLRRFEGLIESYSLVGNTPFIEAQQFPWIKRLENNWHIIVQELDDILQYQDELPNFQDLSPDQYRLTQDDRWKTFFFYAFGVKAAQNCAHCPQTSQLIESIPGMKTAFFSILLPHKHIPEHCGVFKGVIRYHLALKVPQPETQCRLRVADQIRHWQQGQGLVFDDRFPHEVWNDSNEVRVVLIVDVIRPLQFPVSVLNKTLIRLISWSPFVQDAKKLQNQWEQRLGAIMKSH, from the coding sequence ATGAATGCTTTCAGTCAACACGATGGAAATTGGCAGACTAAAAGTCGTCAGCTCTTTTTAAAGGGAGCCGAGCAGTTATTGCGGCGATTCGAAGGTCTGATCGAGTCCTACTCCCTAGTGGGAAATACGCCTTTTATCGAAGCTCAACAGTTCCCCTGGATCAAGAGGCTAGAAAACAACTGGCACATCATTGTCCAAGAACTGGATGATATTCTCCAGTATCAGGATGAGCTACCCAACTTCCAAGATTTATCGCCAGATCAGTACCGTCTCACCCAAGACGATCGCTGGAAGACCTTTTTCTTCTATGCCTTTGGGGTAAAAGCGGCTCAAAACTGTGCTCACTGTCCTCAAACCAGCCAACTGATCGAATCCATTCCGGGCATGAAAACGGCCTTCTTCTCCATCTTGTTGCCCCACAAACATATTCCCGAGCATTGCGGGGTTTTCAAGGGAGTCATCCGGTACCATCTGGCCCTAAAAGTGCCCCAACCCGAAACCCAATGCCGTCTGCGGGTAGCGGATCAAATTCGTCATTGGCAGCAGGGGCAAGGTTTAGTCTTTGATGATCGATTTCCCCATGAGGTCTGGAACGATAGCAACGAGGTTCGGGTCGTACTCATTGTCGATGTGATCCGACCCCTTCAATTTCCCGTCTCTGTCCTCAACAAAACCCTTATTCGCTTAATTTCTTGGTCGCCCTTTGTTCAGGATGCTAAAAAGCTTCAGAACCAGTGGGAACAACGCCTAGGTGCGATTATGAAATCTCACTAA
- a CDS encoding fatty acyl-AMP ligase — protein sequence MTQPSTLVDLLRERSQHQSDLDAYTFLADGKTESGTLTYATLDLQARAIAAAIQALTARGTNVLVVYPYDAGLEFVSAFFGCLYAGVVAVTDNPPRKSAAIAKLQIRARASEATVLISTAGFLEHLKTQLKKNPDLAPYLNKLTWLATDTVPMDQASAWVQPDLEPDTLAFLQYTSGSTGDPKGVMVTHGNMLHNSKLIYEGFGHSDTSQGVIWLPLFHDMGLVGGVLQPLYGGFPVTLMSPISLIQKPILWLEAVSKYGATTSGGPNFAYDLLCQKVKPQQRDKLDLSKWEVAFSGAEPIKADTLDKFVDFFGPCGFRREAFYPCYGMAETTLFISGGLKSEPPVIRYLDSTALAENKVVSVEPESDKAQAIIGCGRMLLGDKVAIANPDTRTKCAENQVGEIWVSGAGVGKGYWNRPDITAETFQAHLADTGEGPFLRTGDLGFVQDGEVYITGRIKDLMIIWGRNQYPQLIEQTVEQCHPALRPNHGAAFSIPLNGEEHLVIVHEVERNFFRRLPVEEVIGAIRLAIAEDHMAEVYAVLLLKPGAIPKTSSGKIQRRACRTKFLENSFQPVAEWKQETQGNISDLMAPMAANQS from the coding sequence ATGACCCAGCCTTCAACTCTAGTCGATTTGCTTCGAGAGCGGTCTCAGCACCAGTCTGATCTAGATGCCTATACCTTTTTAGCCGATGGTAAAACTGAATCCGGCACTCTCACCTATGCCACCTTGGATTTGCAAGCCCGTGCGATCGCAGCCGCAATACAAGCCCTGACCGCCCGTGGCACCAACGTTCTGGTCGTCTATCCCTACGATGCCGGACTAGAATTTGTGTCTGCCTTTTTTGGCTGTCTCTATGCCGGGGTAGTGGCCGTCACCGATAATCCTCCCCGTAAATCAGCAGCCATTGCCAAACTCCAAATCCGCGCCCGAGCCTCGGAAGCGACTGTACTGATCTCCACCGCAGGATTTTTGGAGCATCTCAAAACCCAGCTAAAAAAGAATCCTGATTTAGCGCCGTACTTAAATAAGTTGACCTGGCTGGCCACGGATACCGTGCCCATGGATCAGGCCTCTGCTTGGGTGCAGCCCGACTTAGAGCCGGACACGTTGGCCTTTTTGCAATACACCTCGGGGTCCACTGGAGATCCGAAAGGGGTGATGGTCACCCACGGCAATATGCTCCATAACTCTAAATTGATTTATGAGGGCTTTGGCCATTCAGACACGAGTCAAGGCGTGATTTGGCTACCGCTATTTCACGATATGGGTCTGGTGGGGGGTGTTCTTCAACCCCTGTATGGGGGGTTCCCAGTGACCCTGATGTCGCCGATTTCCCTGATCCAAAAACCGATTTTGTGGCTAGAAGCCGTGTCTAAATATGGGGCGACCACCAGCGGCGGACCCAACTTTGCCTATGATTTACTGTGCCAAAAGGTAAAGCCGCAGCAGCGAGACAAGCTGGATCTGAGCAAATGGGAAGTAGCCTTTTCTGGGGCAGAGCCCATCAAGGCCGATACCCTGGATAAGTTTGTGGACTTTTTTGGCCCCTGTGGCTTCCGCCGGGAAGCCTTTTATCCCTGTTATGGCATGGCTGAAACCACCTTATTTATCTCCGGGGGCCTGAAGTCAGAGCCACCCGTGATTCGCTATCTCGACAGTACGGCCCTGGCCGAAAATAAAGTGGTGTCTGTAGAGCCGGAGTCTGACAAAGCCCAGGCGATTATCGGCTGTGGCCGCATGTTGTTAGGGGATAAGGTTGCGATCGCAAATCCCGATACCCGAACTAAATGTGCGGAAAACCAAGTCGGTGAGATTTGGGTGTCTGGGGCCGGCGTCGGCAAAGGCTATTGGAACAGACCTGACATCACCGCCGAGACCTTTCAGGCCCACTTGGCTGATACCGGCGAAGGACCCTTTCTACGTACCGGCGACCTAGGCTTTGTCCAGGATGGTGAAGTCTATATCACGGGCCGTATTAAAGACTTGATGATTATCTGGGGGCGTAACCAATATCCCCAGCTGATTGAACAAACCGTTGAGCAATGCCATCCGGCCCTACGGCCCAACCATGGCGCTGCTTTTTCCATTCCCCTGAATGGTGAAGAGCATCTGGTGATTGTCCATGAAGTGGAACGAAACTTTTTCCGTCGCTTACCCGTCGAAGAGGTTATCGGAGCAATTCGTTTGGCCATTGCCGAGGACCATATGGCTGAAGTCTATGCCGTGTTGCTTCTCAAGCCGGGTGCCATCCCCAAAACCTCTAGTGGCAAGATCCAGCGTCGCGCTTGTCGAACTAAATTTTTAGAAAACAGTTTTCAACCCGTTGCTGAGTGGAAACAAGAAACCCAAGGCAATATCTCAGATTTGATGGCCCCTATGGCCGCGAATCAATCGTAA
- a CDS encoding lysylphosphatidylglycerol synthase transmembrane domain-containing protein: MNKFWQHKTIFRLLLLFCIGLGLVFLFQKINLQGRDLLDAFQRFSIESLFLMLGVTLVQMAFQVTRLWVLCPQSAGVSWAQAANTYVSGQFIGNFVLSQAGHAVKIALLRKDKDTKGRKIDAAEATAVILVDKMLDVGILVTLAVLSALQVSVGLPQVDWWEKGIILLIGIPFLGVALWAILRGLRQRFPKLRQWFRKFKIGLAVIRNPLQIRNAAVMDLGDWFTECLLLQMLCMAQGHVLSLPQLLICLFVLNLGLTVPTTMANLGTYEAALAFSLNGMGVPLAQSVVIATMFHAYQLFSLPVWTFIQKLSYRFSPKLDSTLSIPIPQKRTKVTSK; encoded by the coding sequence ATGAATAAGTTTTGGCAACACAAAACGATTTTTCGCCTCCTGCTGCTGTTCTGCATTGGGCTAGGACTCGTTTTTCTCTTTCAAAAAATCAATCTCCAAGGTCGTGATCTGCTAGATGCATTTCAGCGGTTTAGCATCGAATCCCTATTTCTAATGTTAGGGGTTACTTTGGTACAAATGGCCTTTCAGGTAACTCGTCTCTGGGTACTTTGTCCTCAATCGGCAGGAGTGAGTTGGGCCCAAGCCGCAAATACTTACGTATCGGGCCAATTTATTGGCAATTTTGTTCTCAGCCAAGCGGGGCATGCCGTTAAAATTGCCCTGTTGCGCAAGGATAAAGATACCAAGGGCCGAAAAATTGATGCAGCTGAGGCTACAGCCGTCATCCTAGTGGATAAAATGCTAGATGTCGGCATTCTGGTCACCCTAGCTGTTCTATCAGCATTACAAGTCTCCGTCGGTTTGCCCCAAGTCGATTGGTGGGAAAAAGGTATTATTTTGCTGATCGGCATCCCTTTTCTAGGGGTCGCATTGTGGGCCATCCTCCGAGGTTTGCGCCAACGGTTTCCAAAATTACGTCAATGGTTCCGAAAGTTTAAGATCGGACTAGCTGTAATTCGTAATCCTCTCCAAATTCGTAATGCTGCGGTCATGGACTTGGGAGACTGGTTTACGGAATGTTTACTGTTGCAAATGCTATGCATGGCTCAAGGTCATGTCCTATCTTTACCCCAACTTTTGATCTGCTTGTTTGTTCTGAACTTGGGGCTGACGGTGCCTACGACTATGGCCAACCTGGGTACCTACGAAGCTGCCCTAGCCTTTTCTCTCAATGGTATGGGGGTGCCCCTGGCGCAAAGTGTGGTGATTGCAACGATGTTTCATGCTTATCAACTATTCAGTTTGCCTGTGTGGACGTTTATCCAAAAGTTGAGTTATCGCTTCTCACCCAAGTTAGACTCGACACTGTCCATTCCCATTCCTCAAAAACGCACAAAAGTTACCTCCAAGTAA
- a CDS encoding MATE family efflux transporter, with protein MTEGPIGPILLKLTAPMVLGIISVIAFNLIDTYFVGQLGTNQLAAMSFTFPVVMTFGSLAMGLGIGTSSVISRAIGKGNLKQVQQYTTASLSLSLVIVMLFVSLGFFTIEPLFQLLGSGPYVLPYIKDYMQIWYLGMLFLVIPMVGTNAIRAAGNTLSPTIIMAFAAALNIFLDRLFIFGEFGFPRLELQGAAIATVISRAFTLLAVLFVLRVKENLLSRKHPSLQKTIECWQEILKIGCPVAIAMLLTPFATGIITRLISSHGSAAVAGFGIATRTESFALITVSALAASIGPFVGQNWGANAFGRVRKALQYSYRFCLGWGLFVAVVLNFSGQTIATYFNQDLDVVGITATYYSFVPISYGMVGIILVASSAFNAMGKPLPAISISFLQFFIIYIPVAYIGNNMSGLTGIFTAAIISNFIVGILAYYLSQKNCLHLNENMAMSVKSEQEIYS; from the coding sequence TTGACCGAAGGACCGATAGGGCCTATTCTTCTCAAACTGACGGCTCCCATGGTATTGGGAATCATATCAGTTATTGCTTTTAATCTAATTGATACCTATTTTGTCGGACAGCTAGGAACCAACCAGCTCGCAGCGATGAGTTTTACCTTTCCCGTAGTGATGACTTTTGGCAGTCTTGCGATGGGGTTGGGAATTGGAACCTCTTCAGTCATTTCCCGAGCTATTGGTAAAGGCAATTTGAAGCAAGTACAGCAATATACTACTGCAAGCTTGAGTCTTTCCCTAGTCATCGTTATGCTCTTTGTAAGTCTTGGTTTCTTTACTATTGAACCTTTATTTCAACTCTTAGGATCAGGACCATATGTCTTGCCTTATATCAAAGATTATATGCAAATTTGGTACTTAGGAATGCTTTTCTTAGTTATTCCAATGGTAGGCACCAATGCAATTCGAGCTGCGGGGAATACGCTATCGCCAACAATCATAATGGCTTTTGCTGCAGCATTAAATATTTTTCTCGATCGACTCTTTATCTTTGGAGAATTTGGTTTCCCTCGACTGGAGCTGCAAGGGGCCGCAATCGCAACCGTTATTTCAAGAGCATTCACGTTACTAGCAGTTCTTTTTGTCCTGCGCGTCAAGGAGAATCTCTTATCCCGGAAGCATCCTAGTCTTCAAAAGACCATTGAGTGCTGGCAAGAAATTCTAAAAATTGGTTGTCCAGTGGCAATCGCAATGTTGCTTACACCCTTTGCCACTGGTATTATTACTCGATTAATTTCTAGTCATGGTTCTGCAGCAGTTGCTGGCTTTGGTATCGCAACTCGAACAGAGTCCTTTGCATTGATCACTGTTTCTGCGCTGGCTGCCAGTATAGGTCCTTTTGTGGGGCAAAACTGGGGAGCCAATGCCTTTGGAAGAGTTCGAAAAGCTCTTCAATATAGTTATAGATTCTGTTTAGGGTGGGGCTTATTTGTTGCAGTTGTTTTGAATTTCTCAGGGCAAACTATTGCGACATACTTTAACCAAGATTTAGATGTTGTTGGTATTACGGCTACTTATTATTCTTTTGTACCTATTAGCTATGGCATGGTTGGCATTATTTTAGTTGCAAGCTCAGCATTTAATGCGATGGGAAAACCCTTGCCGGCTATATCAATTTCATTTCTTCAATTCTTTATTATTTATATTCCTGTTGCCTATATTGGTAACAATATGAGTGGCTTGACAGGAATTTTTACTGCAGCAATAATATCTAATTTTATAGTTGGTATTTTGGCTTATTATTTAAGTCAAAAGAACTGCTTGCATTTGAATGAAAATATGGCAATGTCAGTAAAGTCAGAGCAAGAGATATATTCATGA
- a CDS encoding calcium-binding protein: MATIVGSNLADFITGTADGDGIFGLNGNDLIRGGAGVDIIIGGAGNDRLFGQDGDDVIFGDSRVFDPAAGDDDFIRGGNGNDLIFGEGGNDDIRGDAGNDNLFGGGGNDFIAGGLGADNIFGDAGDDNIRGGSGDDILNGGDGADWIRGDAGNDRFFGGSGNDRIFGGAGNDLIDAEDGNDFLDGGAGDDVIFGSIGDDEIRGGRGNDALVGGGFSNDTLSGGGGDDVLVGVDPFIDPFGFGDGEIDELRGGRGADVFVLGDDGTILGQPAGSGPKNYYLGEGDADYALIQDFKFGQLDKIQLSPGTVFSIGSTIGPLPFGVSISIGGDLIAIVQGGASEAQVAASII, from the coding sequence ATGGCTACTATTGTTGGTTCTAATCTCGCTGATTTCATTACAGGAACTGCTGATGGTGATGGCATCTTTGGTCTTAATGGCAATGACTTGATCCGTGGTGGTGCTGGTGTAGATATCATCATCGGAGGCGCTGGGAATGATCGGCTTTTTGGACAAGATGGTGATGACGTCATCTTTGGCGATTCTAGGGTCTTTGATCCTGCTGCTGGAGATGATGACTTTATCAGGGGTGGCAATGGGAATGACCTAATCTTTGGTGAAGGTGGAAACGATGATATCCGAGGCGACGCAGGAAACGATAACCTATTTGGCGGAGGCGGTAATGACTTTATTGCCGGAGGATTAGGTGCAGATAATATCTTTGGAGACGCTGGCGATGACAATATTCGCGGCGGATCTGGTGACGATATTCTCAACGGTGGCGATGGCGCAGACTGGATTCGCGGAGATGCTGGGAATGATCGCTTTTTCGGTGGCAGTGGGAATGATCGCATTTTCGGTGGTGCTGGTAACGACCTCATTGATGCTGAAGATGGTAATGATTTCTTAGATGGTGGCGCTGGTGACGACGTTATTTTCGGAAGTATCGGCGATGATGAAATCAGAGGGGGGAGAGGAAATGATGCCCTTGTTGGCGGTGGTTTCTCGAACGACACCCTATCTGGTGGTGGTGGGGATGATGTCCTCGTTGGCGTCGATCCCTTTATCGACCCCTTTGGGTTTGGTGATGGTGAAATTGATGAACTAAGAGGTGGTCGTGGAGCTGATGTCTTCGTTCTTGGAGATGATGGTACTATCCTCGGCCAACCTGCAGGTAGCGGTCCTAAAAACTATTACCTGGGTGAAGGGGATGCTGATTATGCCCTTATCCAAGACTTTAAATTTGGTCAACTAGATAAGATTCAGCTATCACCAGGTACTGTTTTCAGCATCGGTAGTACCATTGGTCCATTACCTTTTGGAGTTAGCATTTCTATTGGTGGTGACTTAATCGCAATTGTTCAGGGCGGTGCATCGGAAGCACAAGTTGCTGCTTCTATCATCTAA
- a CDS encoding MOSC domain-containing protein — translation MTPRVISIQVGLPQTLGKEGATDFMDRPWTTGFLKMPTQGKIWLGLTNLNGDGQADLKHHGGTEKAVLAYAAEHYPSWQASLQLSDFFYGAFGENFTIEGQTESSVCIGDIYQLGEAQIQISQPRQPCWKLSRRWHIRDLALQVQNNGKTGWYFRVLKAGYVEPNLSLLLCDRPHPQWSIARANQVMHHQFDDRETTLELARCPELAINWQRTLTQRATKGIIPDPSFRLEGKA, via the coding sequence ATGACACCTCGCGTTATTTCAATTCAGGTGGGCTTACCCCAAACCCTAGGGAAGGAGGGAGCCACTGATTTTATGGACCGACCCTGGACAACTGGCTTCTTGAAGATGCCGACTCAGGGGAAAATCTGGCTAGGTTTGACTAACTTAAACGGTGATGGCCAAGCCGATTTAAAACATCACGGTGGCACGGAAAAAGCGGTTCTGGCTTATGCCGCAGAACATTACCCAAGCTGGCAAGCTTCGCTCCAATTGTCAGATTTTTTCTATGGTGCCTTTGGCGAAAATTTCACGATTGAAGGACAAACTGAATCATCGGTATGTATTGGTGATATTTATCAACTGGGTGAAGCTCAAATTCAAATTTCACAACCTCGGCAACCTTGTTGGAAACTATCGCGTCGCTGGCACATTCGAGATTTAGCCTTGCAGGTGCAAAATAATGGCAAAACGGGCTGGTATTTCCGGGTTCTAAAGGCAGGTTATGTGGAGCCTAATTTATCCTTGCTCCTGTGTGATCGTCCCCATCCACAGTGGTCAATTGCCCGCGCCAATCAGGTGATGCACCATCAATTTGACGATCGAGAAACCACCCTAGAGTTAGCTAGGTGTCCAGAATTGGCGATTAATTGGCAACGCACTTTAACCCAGCGTGCAACTAAAGGAATTATTCCTGACCCCAGCTTTCGACTTGAGGGCAAAGCTTAA
- a CDS encoding ankyrin repeat domain-containing protein: protein MTIENYPDGIRFLVNRGWLIDERDEDGTTPLINAVFVGAFEAAMVLLELGADPNAVSAIYDNPLHCAISTGNIKMVDLLLKGGATPLYTKSCGITAFDVLPNNKPAKNTTIRAMLREHGWVAPDE from the coding sequence TTGACTATCGAGAATTATCCTGACGGTATACGTTTTCTAGTAAATCGGGGCTGGCTGATTGATGAGCGTGACGAGGATGGTACAACGCCATTGATTAATGCTGTGTTCGTCGGGGCATTTGAAGCGGCCATGGTATTGCTCGAACTTGGGGCCGATCCGAATGCTGTTTCGGCAATATATGACAATCCGCTCCACTGTGCTATTTCGACTGGCAATATCAAAATGGTTGACCTCCTCCTTAAAGGTGGGGCAACCCCCTTGTATACAAAGAGTTGTGGAATAACCGCTTTTGATGTGCTTCCCAATAACAAGCCTGCAAAAAACACCACAATCCGAGCAATGTTAAGGGAGCATGGTTGGGTCGCACCTGATGAGTAG
- a CDS encoding ADP-ribosylglycohydrolase family protein encodes MVNLITEEASTDRPFSQVRSGLMGLCVGDALGVPVEFLSREELIESPVTELDSRNEWKEPPGTWSDDSSLTFCLADCLCDGFSLQAIAQSFCRWYYEQEWTARGKVFDIGITTQMAIQKLQNGVAPLEAGDTVERSNGNGSLMRILPMAYCYKTIDLPTLMDRVHQVSRITHAHPRSQMACGIYICIAVTLLEGASPGEAYVQGLEQAEEIYQAFPYLLEKHHFERIFSRDIENLPIESIHSEGYVIDTLEASLWCLLTTSSYPEAVLKAVNLGEDTDTTAAVTGGLAGIHYGIENIPSKWINGIARPHDIQRLADRLEVALFRA; translated from the coding sequence ATGGTCAATCTCATCACTGAAGAAGCTTCTACAGACCGTCCATTCTCACAAGTACGTTCGGGATTGATGGGTTTATGTGTGGGGGATGCATTGGGGGTACCCGTCGAATTCCTGAGTAGAGAGGAACTGATAGAGAGTCCGGTTACTGAACTGGATAGCCGCAATGAATGGAAAGAACCCCCTGGAACATGGTCGGATGACAGTTCTTTAACCTTTTGTCTCGCGGATTGTCTATGTGATGGGTTTTCGCTCCAGGCCATTGCTCAGTCATTTTGTCGTTGGTATTACGAACAGGAATGGACGGCACGGGGGAAAGTATTTGATATTGGCATTACTACCCAGATGGCCATTCAGAAGCTGCAAAATGGTGTTGCACCGTTAGAAGCCGGTGATACGGTGGAGCGCAGCAATGGCAATGGTTCACTGATGCGAATTTTACCCATGGCATACTGCTACAAAACGATAGACTTACCCACTTTGATGGACAGGGTTCATCAAGTCTCTCGCATCACCCATGCCCATCCTCGCTCACAAATGGCTTGCGGGATTTACATTTGTATCGCAGTAACCTTGCTTGAAGGGGCTAGTCCGGGAGAGGCTTATGTCCAAGGATTGGAGCAAGCTGAGGAGATTTATCAGGCATTTCCCTATCTTTTAGAAAAGCACCATTTTGAGCGGATATTTAGCCGTGACATCGAAAATTTGCCCATTGAAAGTATCCATTCAGAAGGATATGTGATTGACACATTAGAAGCCTCCCTGTGGTGCTTGCTGACGACATCATCATATCCAGAGGCAGTATTGAAGGCCGTCAATCTGGGTGAAGATACAGATACGACTGCAGCGGTAACGGGAGGATTAGCAGGTATCCATTATGGAATTGAGAATATTCCATCCAAGTGGATTAACGGGATTGCACGTCCCCACGATATTCAAAGGTTGGCAGATCGTTTGGAAGTAGCCCTGTTCAGAGCATGA
- a CDS encoding TetR/AcrR family transcriptional regulator, whose protein sequence is MELPTLEITQPKRSYRRDGKQAILEAALELFTHQGYEETSVEDLRKAAGFKSKASLYAHFESKEAVAEALSVQIFKLTERQILIEYEKAGSDPLEILIAITKGFIRWGLEHPKEYTFRFIRTQQNRLVQGQYDYTTDQFSIAYGKMLELLQYLRQQYPVRQIADEALISVTLGLVSRSVIDREAFGNISLEEQVNQVLELCMGIFFSEPI, encoded by the coding sequence ATGGAACTGCCAACATTGGAGATTACTCAACCTAAACGTTCTTATCGTCGTGATGGGAAACAAGCCATCTTAGAGGCGGCCCTTGAGTTGTTTACCCATCAAGGTTATGAGGAGACTTCGGTTGAGGATCTACGTAAAGCTGCAGGATTTAAATCAAAGGCTAGTCTCTATGCTCACTTTGAAAGTAAAGAAGCGGTTGCTGAAGCATTATCAGTGCAAATTTTTAAGCTGACAGAGCGTCAAATTCTGATTGAGTATGAGAAGGCAGGTTCAGATCCCCTTGAGATTCTAATCGCAATTACCAAAGGCTTTATTCGTTGGGGGCTTGAGCACCCAAAAGAATATACCTTTCGGTTCATTCGAACCCAACAGAATCGCCTGGTTCAAGGCCAATATGACTACACGACGGATCAGTTCTCAATTGCTTACGGCAAAATGTTGGAACTTCTCCAATATTTACGTCAGCAATACCCCGTCCGCCAAATTGCAGATGAAGCCTTAATCAGCGTCACCCTGGGATTGGTGAGTCGATCTGTGATTGATCGGGAAGCGTTTGGCAATATTAGCCTTGAGGAACAGGTCAACCAAGTGTTGGAACTCTGTATGGGAATATTTTTCTCTGAACCCATCTGA